In Erigeron canadensis isolate Cc75 chromosome 1, C_canadensis_v1, whole genome shotgun sequence, a single window of DNA contains:
- the LOC122595601 gene encoding peroxidase 60-like, which yields MANMKLVALAVGFLILNLSGHCYGALQFGFYKGKCRTTDVEDIVRRTVFSKFQSDRSITPALIRMQFHDCFVSGCDASLLLNGTNTERTAPPNLSVRGYNVIDAVKAAIEKVCPGVVSCADIIIMATRDAVSFSGGGRYNVQTGRRDGTVSLAQNTRSLPPPSISVSGAIKAFAAKGLSTTDMIWLLGGHSVGVAHCALFQDRLYNFKNTGKPDPTMDPTLLKTLRLTCVQNATIDRTVNLDQNLQSSRIVDNSYYKQITMRRGILQIDQELALDPLSKSTVAAFASSSDFKARFGQAMVKMGAIQVLTGTKGEIRNSCQVVNQKKVWWIVKDTRRYSGVAQVALNQASKRTKTSSTGEYTSSASDANFGISLDSDNDDIREEQVPTPRPMGRDKAKLKVRQKGKAKVSNDYEAMKLSLIEDITETNRAKKEAIEQFDKKIDKFY from the exons ATGGCAAACATGAAACTAGTTGCATTAGCAGTTGGTTTCCTCATCTTGAACCTTTCTGGTCACTGCTATGGTGCTCTTCAGTTCGGGTTCTACAAGGGCAAGTGCCGTACCACGGATGTTGAAGACATTGTTAGAAGAACCGTCTTCTCCAAGTTTCAAAGCGACCGTTCCATCACACCCGCTCTAATTCGCATGCAATTCCATGATTGCTTTGTTAGT ggATGCGATGCGTCACTCCTTCTAAACGGAACAAACACAGAGAGAACCGCACCACCAAATCTAAGTGTTAGAGGCTACAATGTAATTGATGCCGTGAAAGCAGCAATAGAAAAGGTGTGCCCAGGCGTGGTTTCTTGTGCTGATATTATCAttatggctacaagagatgcgGTTTCCTTT AGCGGTGGAGGTAGATACAATGTGCAAACTGGGAGAAGGGATGGAACTGTGTCTCTTGCCCAAAATACGCGAAGCCTTCCCCCTCCTTCTATATCAGTGTCCGGTGCCATTAAAGCTTTCGCTGCTAAGGGACTCTCCACTACTGACATGATATGGCTTCTTG GTGGTCACAGTGTTGGAGTTGCTCATTGTGCATTATTTCAAGATCGTCTATATAACTTCAAGAACACTGGAAAACCAGACCCGACAATGGACCCAACGCTGTTAAAGACGTTGAGGCTAACATGTGTTCAAAACGCAACCATTGATCGCACCGTCAACTTGGATCAAAACCTGCAAAGCTCTAGAATCGTAGACAACTCTTACTACAAACAAATAACGATGCGTAGGGGCATTCTCCAGATCGATCAAGAACTGGCGTTGGATCCTTTGAGCAAGTCGACGGTTGCAGCCTTTGCGAGCTCATCTGATTTCAAGGCTAGGTTTGGTCAAGCCATGGTCAAGATGGGTGCCATTCAAGTCCTTACAGGAACAAAAGGGGAGATAAGGAATTCATGCCAAGTAGTCAACCAGAAGAAAGTG TGGTGGATTGTTAAGGATACTCGAAGGTATTCTGGAGTTGCACAAGTGGCTCTCAATCAAGCATCTAAAAGAACTAAAACAAGTAGCACAGGAGAATACACTAGTTCTGCTTCCGATGCCAACTTTGGAATTTCACTTGATAGCGACAATGACGATATTCGGGAAGAACAAGTTCCAACTCCTCGTCCAATGGGGAGGGACAAGGCCAAATTAAAGGTTAGGCAAAAGGGAAAGGCCAAGGTTTCAAATGATTATGAGGCAATGAAGTTAAGCCTTATTGAAGATATAACAGAAACTAATCGAGCAAAAAAGGAGGCGATTGAGCAATTTGATAAAAAAATCGACAAGTTCTACTAG